In a single window of the Pandoraea pulmonicola genome:
- a CDS encoding type II toxin-antitoxin system Phd/YefM family antitoxin has protein sequence MRYSTQVKPISFLKANAAEVLATLAQQRSPLVITQNGEAKAVLQDVASYEETQETLALLKLLALGNQDVAAGKVTPVADVVKRLRKKRKGEE, from the coding sequence ATGCGCTACTCGACGCAAGTCAAACCCATCAGTTTTCTGAAGGCAAATGCGGCCGAAGTCCTCGCGACGCTGGCGCAGCAGCGATCGCCATTGGTCATCACGCAGAATGGCGAGGCAAAAGCCGTGCTCCAGGACGTCGCCTCGTATGAGGAAACCCAGGAGACGCTGGCATTGCTCAAATTGCTTGCGCTCGGGAATCAGGACGTGGCTGCCGGGAAGGTGACGCCAGTAGCAGATGTTGTCAAACGTCTCCGCAAAAAGCGAAAGGGCGAGGAGTGA
- a CDS encoding glycosyltransferase family 2 protein yields the protein MPRAADLRHSSGKPGTPLISLVVPCHNEAPALDRFHRAVAPVLDSIADARFEIVCVNDGSTDATLDTLLALRRADARIRVIDFTRNFGKEAALSAGIDEALGDAVIPIDADLQDPPALIPVMIERWRHGAEVVLAKRTNRASDSFAKRVAAGLYYRIHNHLSEVKLPENVGDFRLIDRRVVTALKRMPERHRFMKGLFAWVGFRTEIVEYVREPRSAGESKFSGWRLWNFALEGITSFSTVPLRCWTYIGVSLALLSLAYGSYITLRTIIHGVDVPGYASLLVGMLFLGGIQLVGIGVVGEYVGRIYYESKGRPLYLVRRRYQSSVKVSHLPTHAGARMHRHLHETGATLPSPRKAMRTQANGGKSFAARAHRFISR from the coding sequence ATGCCCCGCGCCGCCGATCTCCGTCATTCGTCCGGCAAGCCCGGCACGCCGCTCATCTCGCTCGTGGTGCCCTGCCACAACGAGGCGCCGGCGCTCGACAGGTTCCACCGAGCCGTGGCGCCCGTGCTCGACTCGATCGCCGACGCGCGTTTCGAGATCGTGTGCGTGAACGATGGCAGCACCGACGCCACCCTCGACACGCTGCTGGCACTGCGCCGGGCCGACGCCCGCATCCGCGTCATCGACTTCACGCGCAACTTCGGCAAGGAAGCCGCACTGAGCGCGGGCATCGACGAAGCGCTGGGCGACGCCGTCATTCCCATCGATGCCGACCTGCAGGATCCCCCCGCGCTCATTCCCGTGATGATCGAGCGCTGGCGGCATGGCGCGGAAGTCGTGCTCGCCAAACGCACGAACCGGGCGAGCGACAGCTTCGCGAAGCGTGTCGCCGCCGGTCTGTATTACCGCATTCACAACCACCTGTCGGAGGTGAAGCTGCCGGAGAACGTCGGCGACTTTCGACTGATCGACCGGCGGGTGGTCACGGCGCTCAAGCGAATGCCCGAGCGTCATCGCTTCATGAAGGGACTCTTTGCGTGGGTCGGCTTCCGCACGGAGATCGTCGAATACGTGCGCGAACCGCGCAGTGCGGGCGAATCGAAGTTCTCGGGCTGGCGTCTGTGGAATTTCGCGCTCGAAGGCATCACCAGCTTCAGCACGGTGCCGCTGCGCTGCTGGACGTATATCGGTGTCTCGCTCGCGCTCCTCTCGCTCGCCTATGGCAGCTACATCACCTTGCGCACAATCATTCACGGGGTCGATGTGCCCGGCTACGCCTCGTTGCTCGTCGGCATGCTGTTCCTCGGCGGCATTCAGCTCGTCGGTATCGGCGTGGTCGGCGAATATGTGGGCCGGATCTACTACGAATCGAAGGGACGGCCGCTGTATCTCGTGCGTCGTCGCTACCAGTCGAGCGTCAAGGTGAGCCATCTGCCGACACACGCAGGCGCCCGCATGCATCGCCACCTGCACGAGACCGGTGCGACGCTCCCGTCCCCCCGCAAGGCAATGCGCACGCAGGCAAACGGCGGCAAGTCGTTCGCGGCCCGCGCCCATCGATTCATTTCGCGCTGA
- a CDS encoding DEAD/DEAH box helicase, whose product MTTGTGSGKSLCFFIPIVDAVLRAKAHDSMPRTRAIVIYPMNALATRSTWLFSWPIDPCRSADRLASSAQAC is encoded by the coding sequence GTGACCACAGGAACCGGCTCGGGCAAGTCGTTGTGCTTCTTCATCCCGATCGTAGATGCGGTGCTGCGCGCCAAGGCCCACGACAGCATGCCCAGAACGCGCGCTATCGTGATCTACCCAATGAACGCTCTGGCCACCCGATCCACCTGGTTGTTTTCGTGGCCGATAGACCCTTGCAGAAGCGCGGACAGACTGGCATCGAGTGCGCAGGCTTGTTGA
- a CDS encoding GntR family transcriptional regulator, with product MRHESGTGTAVERAYEALREQIGRGELKPGEALRQDHLAAVLGVSHVPVREALTMLAADGLAVSRMNRGTVVSALTEDDALELADYRALLEGRLMALAMPNLSRADIARAQAALDALEAATELADIVARNAAFHAMLYAKAERPYFQRAVATARLNLGRYLFLSWQTAGNAERSHEEHRELLRLCAEGDDAGAVALVQAHNRATGERIARIIREGWGDREGETAGEPLGDEVGRVTSRYVRQGRVPSDN from the coding sequence ATGCGTCATGAATCCGGGACGGGCACGGCGGTGGAGCGCGCCTACGAGGCGTTGCGGGAGCAGATCGGACGCGGTGAGTTGAAGCCGGGCGAGGCGTTGCGTCAGGACCATCTGGCGGCGGTGTTGGGCGTGAGCCATGTGCCGGTTCGCGAGGCATTGACGATGCTGGCGGCGGACGGGCTCGCGGTGAGCCGGATGAATCGCGGCACGGTGGTGTCGGCGTTGACGGAGGACGACGCGTTGGAATTGGCCGATTATCGGGCGCTGCTGGAAGGTCGGCTGATGGCGTTGGCGATGCCGAATCTTTCGCGCGCGGATATCGCGCGGGCGCAGGCGGCGCTCGACGCGCTGGAGGCGGCAACCGAACTGGCCGACATCGTGGCGCGCAATGCGGCGTTTCACGCGATGCTCTACGCGAAGGCGGAGCGTCCGTACTTTCAGCGGGCGGTGGCGACGGCGCGCCTGAATCTCGGGCGGTATCTGTTCCTCTCCTGGCAGACGGCCGGCAATGCCGAGCGCTCGCACGAGGAGCACCGCGAACTGCTGCGCTTGTGTGCCGAGGGCGACGACGCGGGCGCCGTCGCGCTGGTACAGGCGCACAACCGTGCGACGGGGGAGCGGATCGCGCGGATCATTCGTGAGGGGTGGGGGGATAGAGAGGGGGAGACCGCGGGAGAACCGCTGGGCGACGAGGTGGGCCGGGTAACCTCTCGTTACGTCAGGCAAGGGCGGGTGCCTTCCGATAATTGA
- a CDS encoding glycosyltransferase family 87 protein — MTSKSPAAVKGTPREHRHWSDDRARIRLYSGAGVLCLVGVIVVWWYLHFVVANPKIGPIGLDFLPFWGASHFVLQGHPLDAYNVEIMSRAQIAAFPYAGKMGGYMPWLYPPVMMLFLAPIALLPFAYAYLVYACIGYGVYYAALRRTAPWGDARLPTLGFPGAFIVLLAGQIALYTTAIAGVSLVLLRRRPVLSGIFAGLLFVKPHVAVLFPLALLCARQWRALAACIATVMFTTALAAVVFGIEVYPVFLHAADFARQNVVTGNAQIARMPTFFITARMLGAPVVVAAIIHGIVAIGAVAVTIDFWRRPGVFALRAATLVCASTLVSPYLYDYDLALLALVIAWYVRDGLARGWLRGEREWLVVLWLTPLFGLFGVLHIGFQFMPFITLTTLIMLCRRRRRLAHMPDRSDRFDIHADDAAARPPTGTTPAFTR; from the coding sequence ATGACATCGAAGTCACCGGCTGCCGTTAAAGGAACGCCGCGCGAACACCGGCACTGGTCTGACGACCGGGCACGCATCCGCCTTTACAGCGGCGCCGGCGTGCTTTGCCTCGTCGGCGTGATCGTCGTGTGGTGGTATCTGCACTTCGTCGTCGCCAACCCGAAGATCGGCCCCATCGGCCTCGACTTTCTGCCGTTCTGGGGTGCCTCCCACTTCGTATTGCAAGGCCACCCGCTCGACGCCTACAACGTCGAGATCATGTCCCGCGCGCAAATCGCCGCATTTCCCTACGCCGGAAAGATGGGCGGCTACATGCCGTGGCTGTACCCGCCGGTCATGATGTTGTTTCTCGCGCCGATCGCGCTGCTGCCCTTCGCTTACGCGTATCTGGTCTACGCCTGCATCGGCTACGGCGTCTATTACGCGGCGCTGCGGCGCACCGCCCCGTGGGGCGACGCCCGCCTGCCCACGCTCGGCTTCCCCGGCGCATTCATCGTCCTCCTCGCCGGACAGATCGCGCTCTACACTACGGCCATCGCCGGCGTCTCGCTGGTGCTGCTGCGCAGACGGCCGGTGTTGTCCGGCATCTTCGCCGGCCTGCTCTTCGTCAAGCCGCACGTCGCCGTACTGTTCCCGCTCGCGCTGCTGTGCGCGCGTCAGTGGCGCGCACTCGCCGCCTGCATCGCAACGGTGATGTTCACCACGGCGCTTGCCGCCGTGGTCTTCGGCATCGAGGTGTATCCGGTCTTCCTGCATGCGGCGGACTTCGCGCGTCAGAACGTCGTCACGGGCAACGCACAGATCGCGCGCATGCCGACGTTCTTCATCACGGCACGCATGCTCGGCGCGCCCGTGGTGGTCGCAGCCATCATCCACGGCATCGTCGCGATCGGCGCCGTGGCGGTGACGATCGACTTCTGGCGGCGGCCCGGCGTCTTCGCGCTGCGCGCCGCCACGCTCGTGTGCGCGAGCACGCTCGTGAGTCCGTACCTCTACGACTACGACCTCGCGCTGCTCGCGCTGGTCATCGCCTGGTATGTCCGCGACGGCCTCGCGCGCGGCTGGCTGCGCGGCGAACGCGAGTGGCTCGTCGTGCTCTGGCTCACCCCGCTGTTCGGTCTGTTCGGGGTGTTGCACATCGGCTTCCAGTTCATGCCATTCATCACGTTGACCACGCTGATCATGCTGTGCCGCCGGCGTCGGCGTCTTGCGCATATGCCGGACCGCTCCGACAGGTTCGACATCCACGCCGACGATGCCGCCGCCCGCCCTCCGACCGGCACCACACCTGCGTTCACGAGGTAA
- a CDS encoding PDDEXK nuclease domain-containing protein has translation MTDEPASLSPVPQGYADWLAELKGRIHTAQQRATLAVNRELVLLYWQIGRDVLARQVEQGWGAKVIDRLAHDLRTTFPGMKGFSPRNLKYMRAFAEAWPDESFVQAVLAQLPWYHHLALLDKLSGPETRKWYIAKAIEHNWSRNVLVMQIESRLLERSGHAVTNFPATLPAPQSDLARESIKDPYRFDFLGLTDEAQEREIEGALVRHVTEFLLELGAGFAFVGRQVLLNVGGDEFFIDLLFYHLKLRCYVVIELKGGKFKPEHLGQLGFYLTAVDTQVKHLDDGPTIGLLLCKGKNKVVAEYALRNNAQPLGVAEYQLVESLPAELQTSLPSIEQIERELGNPTDDGVEEYK, from the coding sequence ATGACTGACGAGCCAGCCTCCCTCTCTCCAGTTCCGCAAGGCTACGCCGACTGGCTGGCTGAACTGAAAGGCCGTATCCATACGGCGCAGCAGCGGGCCACGCTGGCGGTCAACCGTGAATTGGTGCTGCTTTACTGGCAGATCGGTCGAGACGTTCTCGCGCGGCAAGTCGAGCAGGGTTGGGGCGCCAAGGTGATCGACCGGCTGGCGCATGACCTGCGTACCACCTTCCCGGGAATGAAGGGCTTTTCGCCGCGCAACCTCAAATATATGCGGGCGTTTGCCGAGGCCTGGCCAGACGAATCATTTGTGCAAGCGGTACTTGCACAATTGCCGTGGTACCACCATCTGGCACTCCTGGACAAACTGTCTGGCCCCGAAACCCGCAAGTGGTACATTGCCAAAGCCATCGAGCACAATTGGTCGCGCAATGTGCTGGTGATGCAGATCGAGTCCCGGCTACTGGAACGAAGCGGCCATGCGGTCACCAACTTCCCGGCTACGCTGCCTGCGCCGCAATCCGACTTAGCGCGAGAGTCGATCAAAGATCCTTATCGTTTCGATTTCCTTGGCCTGACCGACGAGGCGCAGGAGAGGGAGATCGAGGGCGCGCTGGTCAGGCATGTCACCGAGTTCTTGCTGGAACTGGGCGCAGGTTTCGCCTTCGTGGGCCGTCAAGTGTTGCTGAACGTCGGTGGTGACGAGTTCTTCATCGACTTGCTGTTCTACCATCTCAAACTGCGCTGCTACGTGGTGATTGAACTCAAAGGCGGCAAGTTCAAGCCTGAGCACCTGGGGCAATTGGGCTTCTACTTGACGGCGGTCGACACACAGGTGAAGCATCTAGACGACGGCCCGACCATTGGTTTGCTGTTGTGCAAAGGCAAAAACAAAGTGGTGGCCGAGTACGCCTTGCGCAACAACGCCCAGCCACTGGGGGTGGCTGAGTACCAATTGGTCGAATCCCTGCCCGCCGAGTTGCAGACCAGCTTGCCCAGCATCGAACAGATCGAGCGGGAACTGGGCAACCCTACAGATGATGGCGTCGAGGAGTACAAGTAA
- a CDS encoding GtrA family protein, with product MSDPRPSSSAMRRLRASPHVRALVVPLVRFGVSGVISTAVHVIVAITLIEALGAGSVLANAIAFCTATPCAYLLNTLWSFSARVHRTSLARFVSVSVFGLLLTTAVARTVEWLGGNHWMGIAAVVLIVPPTTFLLHRYWTYRND from the coding sequence ATGTCCGATCCGCGCCCTTCGTCCTCCGCCATGCGACGCTTGCGAGCGTCGCCGCACGTGCGCGCGCTCGTGGTGCCGCTCGTGCGCTTCGGCGTGTCGGGCGTGATTTCGACGGCGGTGCACGTAATCGTGGCGATCACGCTGATCGAAGCGTTGGGCGCGGGGTCCGTGCTCGCGAACGCCATTGCCTTCTGCACGGCCACGCCGTGTGCCTACCTGCTCAACACGTTGTGGAGTTTTTCCGCGCGCGTGCACCGCACGAGCCTGGCGCGCTTCGTGTCGGTCTCGGTCTTCGGCCTGTTGCTGACCACTGCCGTGGCGCGCACGGTGGAGTGGTTGGGAGGCAATCACTGGATGGGCATCGCGGCGGTGGTGTTGATCGTGCCGCCGACGACTTTCCTGCTGCATCGCTACTGGACCTACAGGAACGATTGA
- a CDS encoding SLC13 family permease produces MTPASPSSPPSPASSAPSSPASHPTAPDAFAPGQRWRHVLLVGVGIAAGFALHAAGLRGDTLTVAVVVLVCLGYWATGWLPDILVSLLLMFLLAAGTSLGANVVFSGFTSSAFWLVFSGAVVGMALTATGLGERVASRLANHCGHAYGVALTGFVAIAFALAVVMPSTLGRIAILMPIVLSFCERVGLTSDRPGRTGLLLATALASCELSTAILPANLPNLVMAGTAETVLGLRLGYGEYALALVPALAIVRGAVLVAVAAWLFPDRLSPLDRATPDSGAPPTHLQRDEWRLLAALALMLGLWLAEPWHRVASGWIGLGIALLCLGPLRLVNPDAFLKQVKLAPLWFVAAIIGLTAAVDHAGLADALRPMLARLDLAQMSSTTALMVLVALSIALTFAVTSNAAPALYTPLIPALAAGAPLGVKTILLAQAVGVSTIVLPYQAPPLVLAMALAGIGIRDATRYCVATTLVALVTVVPVNALWWHVVGLLHLT; encoded by the coding sequence ATGACCCCGGCAAGCCCCTCCTCGCCCCCCTCCCCCGCGTCATCCGCCCCATCCTCCCCTGCTTCGCACCCCACGGCCCCCGACGCCTTCGCGCCCGGCCAACGCTGGCGTCACGTCCTGCTCGTCGGCGTCGGCATCGCGGCGGGATTCGCCTTGCATGCGGCGGGACTGCGCGGCGACACGCTCACTGTCGCCGTCGTCGTACTGGTCTGCCTCGGCTATTGGGCCACCGGCTGGCTGCCAGACATCCTCGTCTCGCTGTTGCTGATGTTTCTGCTCGCCGCCGGCACTTCGCTTGGCGCGAACGTCGTGTTCTCGGGCTTCACATCCAGCGCGTTCTGGCTCGTCTTCAGCGGGGCCGTCGTCGGCATGGCGCTGACGGCGACGGGGCTCGGCGAGCGCGTCGCTTCGCGGCTGGCGAACCACTGCGGGCATGCCTACGGCGTCGCCTTGACCGGCTTCGTGGCCATCGCCTTCGCGCTCGCCGTGGTGATGCCGTCGACGCTCGGACGCATCGCCATCCTCATGCCGATCGTGCTGAGCTTCTGCGAACGCGTCGGGCTCACGTCTGACCGCCCGGGGCGCACCGGCCTGCTCCTCGCCACCGCCCTGGCCAGTTGCGAGCTGTCCACCGCGATCCTGCCCGCCAACCTGCCGAACCTCGTCATGGCAGGCACGGCGGAGACCGTGCTCGGACTGCGTCTGGGCTACGGCGAATACGCGCTCGCGCTCGTCCCCGCACTCGCCATCGTGCGCGGCGCCGTCCTCGTCGCCGTGGCCGCATGGCTCTTCCCGGACCGTCTGTCGCCCCTCGATCGCGCTACGCCCGACAGCGGCGCGCCCCCTACTCACCTGCAGCGCGACGAATGGCGCCTGCTCGCCGCGCTTGCGCTCATGCTCGGCCTCTGGCTCGCGGAGCCGTGGCATCGCGTGGCATCCGGCTGGATCGGCCTCGGTATCGCGCTGCTGTGTCTCGGGCCGTTGCGCCTGGTGAATCCGGACGCGTTCCTGAAGCAGGTCAAACTCGCGCCGCTCTGGTTCGTTGCCGCCATCATCGGCCTGACGGCAGCCGTCGATCACGCGGGACTCGCCGATGCACTGCGCCCCATGCTCGCCCGTCTCGATCTCGCGCAGATGTCGTCGACGACCGCATTGATGGTCCTCGTCGCGCTGTCGATCGCGCTGACCTTCGCCGTCACCTCGAATGCAGCCCCGGCCCTCTATACGCCGTTGATTCCGGCGCTGGCGGCAGGCGCCCCGCTCGGCGTCAAGACGATCCTGCTCGCGCAAGCCGTCGGCGTCTCCACGATCGTCCTGCCGTATCAGGCGCCGCCACTGGTGCTGGCCATGGCGCTCGCCGGCATCGGCATACGCGACGCCACCCGATACTGCGTGGCGACAACACTCGTCGCACTGGTCACGGTCGTCCCCGTCAACGCGCTGTGGTGGCACGTCGTCGGTCTACTGCACCTGACCTGA
- a CDS encoding STY4528 family pathogenicity island replication protein, with product MADHHTRHNPLGQDALFTTPASLMLDARLTPLERNGWQVLRMLRSAEGISPLANLGQLRRYLTSTPLGQRAGYETARRVLVVLRLTGWISLVGQHRDPLTGHVLSELYQVHESALDFQQACALDASLSALLQGSIGHENNQVDRVARAFIG from the coding sequence ATGGCAGACCATCACACCCGCCATAACCCGCTGGGCCAAGACGCCCTGTTCACTACGCCGGCCTCGCTCATGCTCGATGCCCGCCTCACGCCATTGGAGCGCAATGGTTGGCAGGTTCTGCGCATGCTGCGCTCTGCCGAGGGCATCAGCCCGCTGGCGAATCTGGGGCAGTTGCGCCGCTATCTCACCTCTACCCCGCTGGGGCAGCGAGCCGGGTACGAAACGGCCCGGCGTGTCCTCGTCGTGCTTCGGCTGACGGGGTGGATCAGTCTGGTGGGGCAGCACCGCGACCCTCTGACCGGTCATGTGCTCAGCGAGCTGTATCAGGTTCACGAAAGCGCCCTGGACTTTCAACAAGCCTGCGCACTCGATGCCAGTCTGTCCGCGCTTCTGCAAGGGTCTATCGGCCACGAAAACAACCAGGTGGATCGGGTGGCCAGAGCGTTCATTGGGTAG
- a CDS encoding Fic family protein, which translates to MHSLTPEYLAALRFDGTQAATLRTLGEYQGKQQLYAAQSPEALKGLRQIAVVESTESSNRLEGVVVAPSRLKSLVIRNATPKSRSEQEIAGYRDALALIHESAAHMLFSEGVVLQLHTLLYRYMPQAGGRWKATNNDIIERHPDGTSRLRFQPVAAHLTPMAMTDLTGRYASALDQHLADPLVLVPLAMLDFLCIHPFPDGNGRMSRLLTLLLLYHFDYAVGRYISLERIFEETKEGYYETLEASSQGWHQGQHDVKPWLDYFWGALLRAYREFEERVGTIERGRGSKGDRVRAEVLGRSLPFSISEIEEACPGVSRDMVRLVLRAMKSEGLIESTGKGRGAKWKRITAAGPDSTINEDQ; encoded by the coding sequence ATGCACTCGCTCACACCCGAGTACCTTGCCGCGCTTCGCTTCGATGGCACCCAGGCCGCCACGTTGCGCACACTTGGCGAGTACCAGGGTAAGCAGCAACTCTACGCTGCGCAGTCGCCCGAAGCCCTCAAGGGGCTACGCCAGATCGCGGTGGTGGAGTCCACCGAGTCATCCAACCGGCTGGAAGGTGTCGTCGTCGCACCCTCGCGGTTGAAGTCTCTGGTCATCCGCAACGCAACGCCAAAGAGCCGCTCCGAACAGGAGATCGCCGGCTACCGTGATGCTCTGGCACTGATCCACGAGTCTGCCGCGCACATGCTTTTCAGTGAAGGCGTAGTGCTGCAACTGCACACCCTGCTGTACCGCTACATGCCGCAGGCGGGCGGGCGCTGGAAAGCCACCAACAACGACATCATCGAGCGTCACCCAGACGGCACCTCACGTCTACGCTTCCAGCCGGTCGCTGCGCACCTGACGCCCATGGCTATGACCGACCTGACCGGGCGCTATGCCTCCGCGCTGGACCAGCACCTGGCGGACCCACTGGTCCTGGTGCCACTGGCGATGCTCGACTTCCTATGCATCCATCCTTTCCCGGACGGTAACGGCCGTATGTCACGCTTGTTGACCCTGCTGTTGCTCTATCACTTTGACTATGCCGTTGGCCGCTACATCAGCTTGGAACGCATCTTCGAGGAAACCAAGGAAGGCTATTACGAGACGCTCGAAGCCAGCTCGCAGGGATGGCACCAGGGACAGCACGACGTTAAGCCCTGGCTCGACTACTTCTGGGGTGCCTTGCTGCGGGCTTATCGTGAGTTCGAGGAGCGTGTCGGCACCATCGAGCGTGGCCGTGGCAGTAAAGGCGACCGGGTGCGGGCGGAAGTCCTGGGGCGCAGTCTGCCGTTCTCGATTTCCGAAATTGAAGAAGCTTGCCCAGGCGTGAGCCGGGACATGGTACGGCTGGTGCTGCGGGCGATGAAATCGGAAGGGTTGATCGAATCAACGGGCAAGGGACGAGGGGCGAAATGGAAGCGCATTACGGCAGCCGGCCCTGATAGCACGATCAACGAAGATCAATAG
- a CDS encoding type II toxin-antitoxin system RelE/ParE family toxin, translated as MVKYEVMLTDGAQGDLEAIYDYISEFDCEQSADHVLVQLMKAVSGLSQWPERGNYPRELSSLGIKEYCQVAFKPYRVIYRILSKQVVIFLIADGRRDMQTLLENRLLSR; from the coding sequence GTGGTCAAGTACGAAGTGATGCTGACCGACGGTGCGCAGGGGGACCTTGAAGCGATTTACGACTACATCTCGGAATTCGACTGTGAGCAGAGTGCGGACCATGTGCTGGTTCAACTGATGAAGGCCGTGTCTGGCCTGTCGCAATGGCCCGAGCGTGGAAACTATCCGAGAGAACTGTCATCCCTTGGGATCAAGGAATACTGCCAAGTTGCATTTAAACCCTATCGGGTCATATATCGCATTCTGAGCAAACAAGTTGTCATTTTCCTGATCGCCGACGGGCGAAGGGACATGCAAACGCTGCTAGAGAACCGATTGCTGAGCCGCTGA